One Electrophorus electricus isolate fEleEle1 chromosome 13, fEleEle1.pri, whole genome shotgun sequence DNA segment encodes these proteins:
- the LOC113576666 gene encoding uncharacterized protein LOC113576666 isoform X1: MGNTGSRRKKVAPALVKEVNICDRDCCHIDRNESCLFTSQTSNVNVTRKRTQLDRHSDRQDLDFSADENLAEEVDRILETCEGTAARPNNGSSQNPLFRSKIYGLYFAKCDQSHSKTTRNANLSQNSGLHSDHLKVDGLKVKKEVCAQNKPGPVDSHKKNIVAVGRAGPVCTKTVLVPEICNHPSQVLPVTYDSSEEDLMNMIEREFG; the protein is encoded by the exons ATGGGTAACACAGGTAGCAGAAGGAAAAAAGTTGCACCTGCGCTAGTGAAAGAAGTTAACATATGCGATCGTGACTGCTGTCACATCGATCGAAATGAAAGTTGTCTGTTCACGTCTCAAACGTCAAATGTTAATGTCACGCGGAAAAGAACACAGCTAGATCGTCACAGTGACCGTCAAGATTTGGATTTTTCAGCGGACGAAAACCTTGCTGAAGAAGTGGACCGTATCCTCGAGACTTGCGAAGGTACCGCAGCCAGACCGAACAATGGATCCTCTCAAAACCCATTATTCAGGTCTAAAATATATGGCTTATATTTTGCCAAATGTGATCAAAGTCACAGTAAAACAACTCGCAACGCCAATCTTTCGCAGAATTCAGGATTGCACAGTGATCATTTAAAGGTTGACGGACTTAAGGTCAAAAAAGAAGTTTGTGCTCAAAATAAACCAGGCCCAGTCGATTCTCATAAAAAG AATATAGTAGCGGTTGGGAGAGCAGGTCCAGTATGCACAAAGACAGTCTT aGTTCCTGAAATTTGTAATCACCCTTCTCAGGTCCTGCCTGTCACATATGATTCTTCTGAAGAAGACCTGATGAACATGATCGAGAGAGAATTTGGTTAA
- the dhx32b gene encoding LOW QUALITY PROTEIN: putative pre-mRNA-splicing factor ATP-dependent RNA helicase DHX32 (The sequence of the model RefSeq protein was modified relative to this genomic sequence to represent the inferred CDS: inserted 1 base in 1 codon; substituted 1 base at 1 genomic stop codon) has translation MEKLADMAANQDLDCDDLLELNQFDGLFFPSRYYDLLRGRKVLPVWEAKCEFMDSVINHQLVIIGGTVKTGQSTQVWCAEFCLSMQYQNGMVVCTQIHQQSAVELALRVADEMDVNIGHEVGYRIPHQTCCSTDTVLLTWPDRYCTDDVLIREIMSDPLLKQYGVVVIDQAQERTVSTDLLLGLLKGMLHMRPELRLVILTTPYSLDKMLCHYGPVPLIQLEAPWPSEVVYGTGKSGVKDYLCSTLQLAMEIHQTQTQGDIVAFLATEQEIECAHSILQRERASLXIAICPQPEGNLPLPMEEEHSRCRKVFLTCGPTEHLFWALHSIHFIIDAGVQKRYVYNPXIRANSIIIRPISKSQAECRKQLIGQKGKCFCLYLEATSFPTESVPHILESDITSTVLFLKPMEIAGLGQCDFIDRPDPEGLMQALEELDYLAALDNHGNLSEIGVIMSELPLEPQMAKTMLASCEFDCVSEVQTLLPCADHFLSLAALQTADAVRAELAEILKRLELPVSSPAFSSKINMLNIKRALLAGFFMKVARDIDGEGNYFMLTHKHVAQIHPLSGYGSEPPKRILPEFVPMAPQYFFYNFPPSESKEVLQHIIEHSSAAPCKGKREPQIQNNSTHEEQSYERCVIQ, from the exons ATGGAGAAACTTGCGGATATGGCTGCAAATCAAGATTTGGATTGTGATGATCTCCTAGAGTTGAATCAGTTCGAcgggcttttttttccctcccgaTATTACGATCTGCTGAGAGGGAGAAAAGTTCTCCCTGTTTGGGAAGCCAAGTGTGAGTTCATGGATTCTGTTATCAACCACCAGCTTGTAATCATCGGTGGCACAGTCAAGACAGGACAAAGCACACAGGTA TGGTGTGCAGAGTTTTGCCTGTCCATGCAGTACCAGAACGGTATGGTGGTGTGCACTCAGATCCACCAGCAAAGTGCAGTGGAGCTAGCCCTACGTGTGGCCGACGAGATGGATGTGAACATTGGTCATGAGGTGGGATATCGCATCCCACATCAGACCTGCTGTTCCACTGATACTGTGCTGT TGACGTGGCCTGACAGGTACTGCACAGATGATGTGCTAATTCGTGAGATAATGTCGGACCCTCTGTTGAAGCAGTATGGTGTGGTCGTGATTGACCAGGCCCAGGAGCGTACTGTCAGCACAGACCTCCTCCTTGGCCTTCTCAAAGGCATGCTCCACATGCGGCCTGAGCTGCGTCTTGTCATCCTCACCACCCCCTATTCCTTGGACAAGATGCTGTGCCACTATGGGCCTGTACCCCTGATCCAGCTCGAGGCACCATGGCCATCTGAGGTGGTGTACGGAACTGGGAAGAGTGGCGTGAAAGACTATCTGTGTTCAACTCTCCAACTTGCCATGGAGATCCACCAGACACAAACCCAAGGGGATATTGTGGCATTCCTGGCTACTGAGCAA GAGATTGAGTGTGCCCATTCCATTCTGCAGAGGGAAAGGGCCAGCC GTATTGCCATCTGTCCTCAGCCAGAAGGCAACCTGCCTTTGCCCATGGAGGAGGAACACAGCAGATGCAGGAAGGTCTTCCTCACCTGCGGGCCCACTGAACACCTATTCTGGGCTCTACATAGCATTCACTTCATCATTGATGCTGGAGTACAAAAGAGATAT GTGTACAACCCCTGAATCAGAGCCAACTCTATTATTATTCGGCCAATCAGCAAGAGCCAGGCAGAGTGCCGCAAGCAGCTAATTGGACAAAAAG gaaagtgtttttgtttgtaccTGGAGGCCACATCCTTTCCAACTGAGAGTGTCCCTCACATTCTGGAGTCTGACATCACTTCCACAGTGCTGTTCCTCAAGCCGATGGAGATTGCTGGTCTGGGCCAATGTGACTTCATCGATAGGCCAG ATCCTGAGGGCCTCATGCAGGCATTAGAAGAGCTGGACTATCTAGCAGCTCTGGATAATCATGGGAATCTATCTGAGATTGGAGTAATTATGTCCGAATTGCCTCTGGAACCACAGATGGCTAAGACTATGCTGGCATCCTGTGAGTTTGACTGTGTGAGCGAGGTGCAAACATTGCTGCCAT GTGCTGATCATTTTCTTAGTCTGGCTGCTCTGCAGACAGCTGATGCTGTTCGAGCAGAACTTGCTGAGATCCTGAAACGATTAGAGCTTCCAGTGTCTTCTCCAGCATTTAGCTCTAAGATCAACATGCTGAATATCAAGCGAGCCCTGTTGGCTGGCTTCTTCAT GAAG GTGGCAAGGGACATTGATGGGGAAGGGAATTACTTCATGCTTACCCACAAGCATGTGGCTCAGATCCATCCTCTATCGGGCTATGGAAGTGAGCCACCCAAGCGGATTCTTCCAGA GTTTGTTCCTATGGCTCCTCAGTACTTCTTCTACAACTTTCCCCCTAGTGAGAGTAAGGAGGTACTGCAGCACATCATAGAACACAGCTCAGCTGCACCCTGTAAGGGCAAGAGAGAACCCCAGATCCAGAACAACAGTACCCATGAAGAACAGTCCTATGAACGCTGTGTCATACAGTGA
- the LOC113576666 gene encoding uncharacterized protein LOC113576666 isoform X2, whose translation MGNTGSRRKKVAPALVKEVNICDRDCCHIDRNESCLFTSQTSNVNVTRKRTQLDRHSDRQDLDFSADENLAEEVDRILETCEEYSSGWESRSSMHKDSLSS comes from the exons ATGGGTAACACAGGTAGCAGAAGGAAAAAAGTTGCACCTGCGCTAGTGAAAGAAGTTAACATATGCGATCGTGACTGCTGTCACATCGATCGAAATGAAAGTTGTCTGTTCACGTCTCAAACGTCAAATGTTAATGTCACGCGGAAAAGAACACAGCTAGATCGTCACAGTGACCGTCAAGATTTGGATTTTTCAGCGGACGAAAACCTTGCTGAAGAAGTGGACCGTATCCTCGAGACTTGCGAAG AATATAGTAGCGGTTGGGAGAGCAGGTCCAGTATGCACAAAGACAGTCTT aGTTCCTGA
- the fank1 gene encoding fibronectin type 3 and ankyrin repeat domains protein 1 isoform X2 — MNPVSPSGRSTSPEQLVVEKISHHSIELSWGNGQSERIGPTESWTRYAVEQMDYKTHTYGTIYVGYSTKHIVERLEPSTLCKFRLRITRPSGECRLSPTLSVSTTREPLSGKHLHQAVNMNDEEELTRVLQSGMVNVNICDKLGFTPLMVAAQKGFGRLVHKLVDHGADIHMKNGSGKDCLMLACFAGHLDIVKYLRMFGATWQSWDMGGCTPLHWAADGGHLPVIAHMIHDGSELDVRDSVSHWTPLMRVSAMSGNAAVASLLIHAGADVNVRDKDGKTPLMAAVLNNHEELVELLLDNGADHHVKNEFGSGAIEMARAFGWQNIINLLEERKIH, encoded by the exons ATGAACCCAG TTTCACCCAGTGGACGCAGCACGTCACCTGAACAGCTTGTTGTTGAGAAGATCAGTCATCACAGTATTGAGCTAAGCTGGGGAAATGGGCAAAGTGAGCGCATTGGCCCTACTGAAAGCTGGACTCGCTATGCTGTGGAGCAGATGgactataaaacacacacgtatggaactatatatgt AGGGTACAGCACCAAGCACATTGTGGAAAGACTAGAGCCCAGCACATTGTGCAAATTCAGATTGAGGATCACCAGACCCAGTGGAGAGTGCCGCCTGAGtcccacactctctgtctccacaACTC GGGAGCCACTGTCTGGCAAACACTTGCACCAAGCTGTGAATATGAATGACGAAGAGGAATTGACCAGAGTGCTGCAGTCTGG CATGgtgaatgtgaatatttgtgaCAAATTGGGTTTCACACCACTCATGGTAGCAGCACAAAAAGGGTTTGGCAg GCTGGTCCATAAGTTGGTAGATCATGGTGCTGACATTCACATGAAGAATGGCAGTGGGAAAGATTG TCTAATGCTGGCATGTTTTGCTGGGCACTTGGATATTGTGAAGTACCTGCGGATGTTTGGTGCAACATGGCAGTCTTGGGACATGGGAGGCTGCACTCCTCTCCACTGGGCTGCAGATGGCGGCCACCTTCCTGTCATCGCCCACATGATTCACGATGGCAGTGAG CTGGatgtgagagacagtgtgtctCACTGGACTCCTCTCATGAGGGTGTCAGCAATGAGTGGGAATGCTGCCGTGGCCTCACTCCTTATCCATGCTGGAGCTGATGTCAATGTCCGTGACAAGGATGGAAAGACGCCACTTATG GCAGCTGTGCTAAACAATCATGAGGAGCTGGTGGAGCTCCTATTGGACAACGGGGCTGACCACCATGTAAAGaatgag TTTGGATCAGGTGCAATAGAAATGGCCAGAGCATTTGGATGGCAG AACATCATAAACTTAttggaagaaagaaagattcaCTGA
- the klf11b gene encoding Krueppel-like factor 11b: MSSRQFRNMGDLSGGALMEVHDGYLQRKRHDSEQSSCSMPEYNDLEAAETLVCMSSWCHVSPRPNTFKSRPLTPASDSCDSLLQLESSESPRDFVSLSSLCMTPPHSPSFAETSTTLPVPNSPSSLIRPCPNGFSSRHQRPAVGSIAKIEKPSSTPCRAMATSVIRHTADSSLYKNIPQAAPPQHPPAPTQMQPQQPPQPEVPSPVALPCQSKTNRAALGTCPEGGHSKEKIPSKSSPTSPPSTSSPPIICQMFPVTQPGVISAAFIQSPAPRTNAGVKSILPQPLFMGPPVAQGTVMLVMPQTPMTQTPQCPQQAVVTLGNTKLLPLAPAPVYIPSGQSSATQMDFSRRRNYVCNFSGCRKTYFKSSHLKAHLRTHTGEKPFSCNWEGCDKKFARSDELSRHRRTHTGEKKFVCPVCDRRFMRSDHLTKHARRHMTTKKIPSWQAEVRNLNKITTTKALPAGSTLPISMLLPASN, translated from the exons ATGTCTTCGCGACAGTTTCGAAACATGGGAGATTTATCTGGG GGAGCTCTGATGGAGGTCCATGACGGATATCTGCAAAGGAAGAGGCACGATAGTGAGCAGTCCTCATGCAGCATGCCTGAGTACAATGACCTGGAGGCAGCCGAAACCCTTGTGTGCATGAGCTCCTGGTGTCATGTGTCACCAAGACCTAACACCTTCAAGTCTCGCCCTCTTACCCCAGCGTCGGATTCCTGTGACTCACTCCTGCAACTTGAATCTTCAGAATCCCCCAGGGActttgtctcactctcctcactg TGTATGACCCCTCCTCACAGCCCCAGTTTTGCTGAAACTTCCACTACGTTACCAGTGCCAAACTCGCCCTCTTCGCTGATCCGACCCTGCCCCAATGGCTTCAGTTCCAGACACCAGCGACCTGCTGTGGGCTCTATTGCTAAGATAGAGAAGCCCTCCTCCACACCTTGCAGAGCCATGGCAACCAGTGTCATCCGCCACACAGCTGACAGCTCCCTGTATAAGAACATTCCACAGGCTGCTCCCCCACAGCATCCTCCAGCCCCTACGCAGATGCAACCACAACAGCCCCCACAACCTGAGGTTCCTTCACCGGTCGCCTTGCCCTGCCAGTCAAAGACAAACAGAGCCGCACTGGGAACATGCCCAGAAGGTGGCCATTCTAAGGAGAAGATCCCTTCCAAGTCAAGTCCTACTTCACCCCCTTCCACCTCCAGTCCACCCATCATATGCCAGATGTTCCCAGTGACTCAGCCAGGAGTTATCTCGGCGGCATTCATTCAGAGTCCGGCTCCCAGGACAAATGCTGGGGTCAAGTCCATCCTGCCGCAGCCTCTTTTCATGGGTCCTCCAGTGGCCCAGGGTACAGTGATGCTAGTGATGCCCCAGACACCCATGACTCAGACACCACAGTGTCCCCAACAAGCGGTTGTTACCCTGGGCAACACCAAGTTGCTACCACTGGCCCCTGCACCTGTCTATATACCCTCGGGGCAGAGTAGTGCCACACAAATGGACTTCTCCCGCAGACGCAACTATGTGTGCAACTTCTCTGGATGCAGGAAGACCTACTTCAAGAGCTCACATCTCAAAGCACACCTCAGAACTCACACAG GTGAGAAGCCCTTCAGCTGTAACTGGGAAGGGTGTGACAAAAAGTTTGCACGGTCTGATGAGCTGTCCCGCCACCGGAGAACACACACTGGTGAGAAGAAGTTTGTCTGTCCTGTTTGTGACAGACGGTTCATGCGCAGTGACCACCTCACTAAGCATGCTCGTCGCCATATGACTACCAAGAAGATCCCATCCTGGCAGGCAGAGGTACGGAACCTCAACAAGATAACCACCACCAAGGCCCTACCTGCTGGCTCCACTCTACCAATCAGCATGCTGTTACCGGCTTCAAACTGA
- the fank1 gene encoding fibronectin type 3 and ankyrin repeat domains protein 1 isoform X1 — MNPVSPSGRSTSPEQLVVEKISHHSIELSWGNGQSERIGPTESWTRYAVEQMDYKTHTYGTIYVGYSTKHIVERLEPSTLCKFRLRITRPSGECRLSPTLSVSTTREPLSGKHLHQAVNMNDEEELTRVLQSGDHYFFSCLTTISMVNVNICDKLGFTPLMVAAQKGFGRLVHKLVDHGADIHMKNGSGKDCLMLACFAGHLDIVKYLRMFGATWQSWDMGGCTPLHWAADGGHLPVIAHMIHDGSELDVRDSVSHWTPLMRVSAMSGNAAVASLLIHAGADVNVRDKDGKTPLMAAVLNNHEELVELLLDNGADHHVKNEFGSGAIEMARAFGWQNIINLLEERKIH, encoded by the exons ATGAACCCAG TTTCACCCAGTGGACGCAGCACGTCACCTGAACAGCTTGTTGTTGAGAAGATCAGTCATCACAGTATTGAGCTAAGCTGGGGAAATGGGCAAAGTGAGCGCATTGGCCCTACTGAAAGCTGGACTCGCTATGCTGTGGAGCAGATGgactataaaacacacacgtatggaactatatatgt AGGGTACAGCACCAAGCACATTGTGGAAAGACTAGAGCCCAGCACATTGTGCAAATTCAGATTGAGGATCACCAGACCCAGTGGAGAGTGCCGCCTGAGtcccacactctctgtctccacaACTC GGGAGCCACTGTCTGGCAAACACTTGCACCAAGCTGTGAATATGAATGACGAAGAGGAATTGACCAGAGTGCTGCAGTCTGG TGACCACTATTTTTTCTCATGCCTTACCACTATCAGCATGgtgaatgtgaatatttgtgaCAAATTGGGTTTCACACCACTCATGGTAGCAGCACAAAAAGGGTTTGGCAg GCTGGTCCATAAGTTGGTAGATCATGGTGCTGACATTCACATGAAGAATGGCAGTGGGAAAGATTG TCTAATGCTGGCATGTTTTGCTGGGCACTTGGATATTGTGAAGTACCTGCGGATGTTTGGTGCAACATGGCAGTCTTGGGACATGGGAGGCTGCACTCCTCTCCACTGGGCTGCAGATGGCGGCCACCTTCCTGTCATCGCCCACATGATTCACGATGGCAGTGAG CTGGatgtgagagacagtgtgtctCACTGGACTCCTCTCATGAGGGTGTCAGCAATGAGTGGGAATGCTGCCGTGGCCTCACTCCTTATCCATGCTGGAGCTGATGTCAATGTCCGTGACAAGGATGGAAAGACGCCACTTATG GCAGCTGTGCTAAACAATCATGAGGAGCTGGTGGAGCTCCTATTGGACAACGGGGCTGACCACCATGTAAAGaatgag TTTGGATCAGGTGCAATAGAAATGGCCAGAGCATTTGGATGGCAG AACATCATAAACTTAttggaagaaagaaagattcaCTGA